A segment of the Candidatus Hydrogenedentota bacterium genome:
AAGGCCTATCTGGACGCGCATTATTTTGACAATTACGACCCGAAGGCGCCGCTGAACATCTCTGTGCAGGAGGTGACGGAGGTGAACAAGGAGACGCCGGAGAAGGGATATGCCATCACCAAGTTCACTTTTGACGGGTTCGCCGGGGAAAAAGTGCCCACCCTGATGTCCATTCCCCTGGAGCGCAAGGCGGAAAAATTGCCGGTGGTGGTTTTTCTGCACGGCATCGGCCAGAACAAGAATTTCCTGAAAGAAATCACCATGCCGTTCAACCGGACGGGCTTCATTTTTGTCTCCTTTGACCAATACATGCAGGGTGAGCGAAAACTGCCCCGCGACGCCGGCGCACTGGCCAGCGGCAAGGCCTTTTTGCAGCGTCCGGCGAAGACCATCAACGAGACCCGCCGTTTGATTGACTACTTGTCCACCCACCCCGACGTGGACCCGTCACGCATCTATCTGGTTGGCGCCAGTTACGGGGCAATCACGGGCAGCACGGTGCTGGCCAAAGATAAACGCATCCGCGCGGGGGTGATGGTCTACGGCGGCGGCAACCTGGGCAAGCTGATTGACTCGACGGCGACGCATCTCGGTGTCGCGGCCGGTCTTGGCATGATTGACGGCAAAAACTTTAATCCGGAGAAGCCGCCCCTGCCGACGCTGACGGCGTCGCAAAAGCGCAAAACCGGCATGGTCATCGCCTGTGTCGTCCCCATCGCCAACTACTTCATGGGCGTCGCCGACCCCATCAAATACGTGGACCAGATCGCGCCCACGCCGGTCTATTTCCAAAACGGAAAGTATGACGTGCTGGTGCCCGCGGCCGCGGGCGAGGCGCTTCAGAAAAAAGCCGGCGAGCCGAAAAAGATCACCTGGTATGAGTCCGACCATGTCGGCATCAACCTGGAGGACACCAAACAGGTGCTCAAGGACGGCCTCACCTGGCTTATTGAACAGGACGATCCCGTGCGCTCCCCGGAGGAAAAAGTGACGGAGCTGCCCGATTTCGAGGTGGAACGGACGTGAGCCCCGTCCGCATTCCGCTCCGGGTTCATGTCTGGTCCTGGGCGGCATTCATTGCGGTTACCCTGTTGCTGGTGGCGGTGCATGCCGCCTACCGGGACACGCCGGTCTGGGACGGCTGGCAGGAGGCCAGAGAACTCCGGCGGCCGGCCTACGCGGAAACGGTGCATGTGGACCGCTTCTTCCGCACCCAGTCCAACACATGGTCCAACCTCGCCTATGTCCTGGTGGGGCTTTATGCGGCCTCCCTGGCCCTGCACGACCGGCGCGCCGCAAAGCCGGTGAAAACCACATGCCTGCGGGACATCCCGGCCATGGGGGTCTTGTACGGTCTGTCCTGCTGTTATCTGGGTTTTGGGAGCGGTCTTTTCCATGCCTCGCTCACCCGCTGGGGACAGCAACTGGACGTGGCGGCGATGTATTCACCGCTGGTGGTGCTCGTGGCGGTCAATTTGTGCCGCCGGGTTCCGGAGTTCCATTTTGGGGCGCGGCGCCTTCCCTCATGGCCTGTCTGGGCAGCCGCGGCCGTGCTGGCCAGCGCGC
Coding sequences within it:
- a CDS encoding dienelactone hydrolase family protein, with product MLKKALKIAGAVLLVLIVALWGRKAYLDAHYFDNYDPKAPLNISVQEVTEVNKETPEKGYAITKFTFDGFAGEKVPTLMSIPLERKAEKLPVVVFLHGIGQNKNFLKEITMPFNRTGFIFVSFDQYMQGERKLPRDAGALASGKAFLQRPAKTINETRRLIDYLSTHPDVDPSRIYLVGASYGAITGSTVLAKDKRIRAGVMVYGGGNLGKLIDSTATHLGVAAGLGMIDGKNFNPEKPPLPTLTASQKRKTGMVIACVVPIANYFMGVADPIKYVDQIAPTPVYFQNGKYDVLVPAAAGEALQKKAGEPKKITWYESDHVGINLEDTKQVLKDGLTWLIEQDDPVRSPEEKVTELPDFEVERT
- a CDS encoding ceramidase domain-containing protein, with the translated sequence MSPVRIPLRVHVWSWAAFIAVTLLLVAVHAAYRDTPVWDGWQEARELRRPAYAETVHVDRFFRTQSNTWSNLAYVLVGLYAASLALHDRRAAKPVKTTCLRDIPAMGVLYGLSCCYLGFGSGLFHASLTRWGQQLDVAAMYSPLVVLVAVNLCRRVPEFHFGARRLPSWPVWAAAAVLASALLYVYKWSMSSGVVLPALILAAALGTLPDFFSKRRKMNPWWLAAAVAALVTAVAFRELDLAGRVSGPDHWLQGHALWHLFTAASLWFMHAYYRTEF